One region of Rattus norvegicus strain BN/NHsdMcwi chromosome 13, GRCr8, whole genome shotgun sequence genomic DNA includes:
- the Cr2 gene encoding complement receptor type 2 isoform X2, with product MGALGSLWVFFALIAPGVLELSCDPPPEVNNTRRLYYSLPVLPGTVVRYTCLPGYRLIGEKAIFCISKDQVTATWDKATPICEPWNKMSACSKPIVPGGIINPGSRPPFKHGDSVTVTCKANFTMKGSKTVWCRANKMWGPTPLPVCESDFPLECPSLPTIHNGHHTGQHVEKFVAGLSVTYSCEPGYLLVGKKTIKCLSSGAWDDVIPTCKEAKCERPEKLPNGQVKEPPSLRVGTTVYFSCNEGYELQGQPSSKCVIVEQKAVWTKKPVCKEILCPPPPPVLNGRHSGRFSGNVPYGNNVTYMCDPSPEKGVNFTLIGEKTIYCTNSSEKTGIWSGPAPYCKLSISEAQCLRPQINRGQILSILKESYSYNDTVAFSCEPGFTLKGSGRIRCSAQGTWKPPVPVCEKGCQAPPKIINGQKEDRYFLNFDPGTSIRYSCDPGYFLVGEDTIHCTSEGKWTPIPPQCKVAECKPVGPHVFERPQNHFIRPAINSSCDEGFQISESAYQLCQGTIPWFIEIRLCKEITCPPPPIILNGTHTWRSSEDVPYGTVITYMCYPGSEEGVKFKLIGEQTIHCTSDSRGRGSWSSPAPLCKLSLPAVQCTEVHVENGVKLTDNKAPYFYNNSVTFKCRDGYILIGSSQIRCKANNTWDPEAPHCKKEGCEPMRKLPGISDHSLIKLVNRTCQNGYQLTGYTYEKCQNAENGTWFQKIAVCTVILCPPPPTIANGSHTGMMAEHFLYGNEVSYECDKGFYLLGEKSLQCKGHGSWSGPPPQCLQSSPLTHCPDPEVKYGYKLNKTHSAYSHNDIIHVVCNQGFIMNGSHLIRCHTNNTWLPGVPTCIRTASLGCQSPPTIPNGNHTGGTIARFSPGMSVMYSCYQGYLMAGEARLICTHEGTWSHPAPYCKEVNCSFPEDTNGIQKGFQPGKTYRFGTTVTLECEDGYSLEGSPQSQCQDENQWNPPLAICKNRSTVPLVSGISAGSAFIILISVIFFIILKSRERNYYTKTRPKDGALHLETREVYAVDPYNPAS from the exons AGCTTTCTTGTGACCCTCCTCCTGAAGTAAACAATACTCGGAGACTCTATTACTCTCTTCCCGTACTTCCTGGGACGGTCGTGAGGTACACTTGTTTACCTGGGTATCGCCTCATTGGAGAAAAGGCTATCTTTTGTATAagtaaagatcaagtgactgcCACCTGGGATAAAGCTACACCTATATGTGAACCTTGGAATAAAATGTCTGCTTGCTCAAAGCCCATAGTACCAGGGGGAATCATAAATCCAGGATCTAGACCACCATTCAAACATGGTGATTCTGTGACAGTTACCTGTAAAGCCAACTTCACCATGAAAGGGAGCAAAACTGTCTGGTGCCGGGCAAATAAAATGTGGGGACCAACACCCCTGCCAGTCTGTGAGAGTG ATTTCCCTCTGGAGTGCCCATCACTTCCAACGATTCATAATGGACACCACACAGGACAGCATGTTGAAAAGTTTGTTGCGGGGTTGTCTGTGACATATAGTTGTGAACCTGGCTATTTGCTTGTTGGAAAAAAGACAATCAAGTGCTTATCTTCAGGAGCCTGGGATGATGTCATCCCAACATGCAAAG AGGCCAAGTGTGAACGTCCAGAAAAGCTTCCCAATGGGCAGGTAAAAGAGCCTCCGAGTCTTCGGGTTGGCACAACTGTGTACTTCTCCTGTAATGAAGG GTACGAGTTACAAGGACAACCATCTAGTAAGTGTGTAATTGTTGAACAGAAAGCCGTCTGGACCAAAAAGCCAGTATGTAAAG AAATTCTCTGCCCACCACCTCCACCTGTTCTTAATGGAAGACATTCAGGCAGATTTTCAGGAAATGTACCATATGGAAACAACGTTACCTACATGTGTGACCCAAGCCCAGAGAAAGGAGTGAACTTCACTCTTATCGGAGAGAAGACTATCTATTGTACCAACAGTAGTGAGAAGACTGGGATCTGGAGTGGCCCTGCTCCGTACTGTAAACTTTCAATTTCTGAAGCTCAGTGTCTACGACCCCAGATTAATAGGGGGCAAATATTATCTATTTTGAAGGAGAGTTATTCATATAATGACACTGTGGCATTTTCTTGTGAACCTGGCTTCACCTTGAAGGGCAGCGGGAGAATTCGATGCAGTGCCCAGGGCACATGGAAGCCACCAGTACCAGTGTGTGAAAAGG GATGTCAGGCTCCTCCTAAAATCATCAATGGGCAAAAAGAAGATCGATACTTCCTCAACTTTGACCCTGGTACATCCATAAGATATAGCTGTGACCCTGGCTATTTCCTGGTGGGAGAGGACACGATACATTGTACCTCTGAGGGGAAGTGGACACCCATTCCCCCCCAGTGCAAAG TTGCAGAGTGTAAGCCGGTAGGACCACATGTCTTTGAGAGGCCTCAGAATCACTTTATTAGACCAGCCATCAATTCTTCTTGTGATGAAGG GTTCCAGATAAGTGAGAGTGCTTATCAACTGTGTCAAGGTACAATTCCTTGGTTTATAGAGATTCGTCTTTGTAAAG AAATCACCTGCCCACCACCTCCTATTATCCTCAATGGGACACATACATGGCGTTCCTCAGAAGATGTCCCATACGGAACTGTCATCACTTACATGTGCTATCCTGGGTCAGAGGAAGGAGTAAAATTCAAACTCATCGGGGAACAAACCATCCACTGTACAAGTGATAGCAGAGGAAGAGGCTCCTGGAGTAGCCCTGCTCCTCTCTGTAAACTTTCCCTCCCTGCTGTCCAGTGCACAGAAGTCCATGTTGAAAATGGAGTCAAGCTCACTGACAATAAAGCCCCATACTTCTACAATAATAGTGTGACATTCAAATGTCGTGATGGATACATTTTGATTGGAAGCAGTCAGATCCGGTGTAAAGCCAATAACACCTGGGACCCTGAAGCACCACATTGTAAAAAAG AAGGATGTGAACCTATGAGAAAACTTCCTGGCATTTCAGATCATTCACTTATAAAACTAGTAAATAGAACCTGTCAAAATGG GTACCAGTTGACTGGATATACTTATGAGAAGTGTCAAAATGCTGAGAATGGGACTTGGTTCCAAAAGATTGCAGTTTGTACAG TCATTCTCTGTCCACCTCCACCAACAATTGCAAATGGTAGTCACACTGGCATGATGGCAGAGCACTTCCTGTATGGAAATGAAGTTTCTTATGAATGTGATAAAGGGTTCTATCTTTTGGGAGAGAAAAGTTTGCAGTGCAAAGGTCATGGATCTTGGAGTGGACCTCCACCACAGTGCTTACAATCTTCTCCTTTAACTCATTGCCCTGATCCAGAAGTCAAATATGGATACAAACTCAATAAAACTCATTCTGCATATTCTCATAATGATATAATACATGTTGTCTGCAATCAAGGCTTCATCATGAATGGCAGTCACTTGATAAGGTGTCATACTAATAACACATGGTTACCAGGTGTACCAACTTGTATCAGAACTG CTTCTTTAGGGTGTCAGTCTCCACCCACAATCCCCAATGGGAATCATACTGGTGGGACTATAGCTCGATTTTCCCCTGGAATGTCAGTCATGTACAGTTGTTACCAAGGCTACCTTATGGCTGGAGAGGCACGTCTTATTTGTACTCATGAGGGTACCTGGAGCCATCCTGCCCCTTATTGCAAAG agGTAAACTGTAGCTTCCCTGAAGATACAAATGGAATCCAGAAGGGATTTCAGCCTGGGAAAACCTATCGGTTTGGGACTACTGTGACTCTGGAATGTGAGGATGGGTATTCCTTGGAGGGAAGTCCACAGAGCCAGTGCCAGGATGAAAACCAATGGAACCCTCCGCTGGCTATCTGCAAAAACC ggTCAACTGTTCCTCTTGTTTCTG GTATTTCTGCAGGCTCAGCATTTATCATTTTGATTAGTGTCATCTTCTTTATAATATTAAAATCCAGAGAGCG CAATTATTATACAAAAACAAGGCCCAAAGATGGAGCTCTTCATTTAGAAACGCGAGAAGTATATGCTGTTGATCCATACAACCCAGCAAGTTGA
- the Cr2 gene encoding complement receptor type 2 isoform X1 — protein sequence MGALGSLWVFFALIAPGVLGQCKLLPKYSFAKPTVVSDKSEFAVGTTWKYKCLPGYFRKSFTITCLESSKWSDAQQFCKRKPCMNPQEPLHGSVHINTGITFGSTITYSCNKGYRLIGDSSATCIISDNTVMWDNSVPICELIPCESPPAISNGYFQSSSRDSFFYGMVATYYCHVGKNREKLFDLVGEKSIYCTSKDNQVGIWNSPPPQCIARVKCPMPEIENGDVESGFKPSFFLNDTVMFKCKSGFIMKGSSIVWCQPDSKWSPPLPTCFRGCLPPQNILHGDYNEKDKEFFSVGQKVSYSCEPGYTLIGTNLVECTPLGAWSPSVPTCEVKSCDAIPNQLLNGRVLLPHNLQLGAEVSFVCDLGFQLKGKSSSQCVPEGETVIWNNKFPVCEQLSCDPPPEVNNTRRLYYSLPVLPGTVVRYTCLPGYRLIGEKAIFCISKDQVTATWDKATPICEPWNKMSACSKPIVPGGIINPGSRPPFKHGDSVTVTCKANFTMKGSKTVWCRANKMWGPTPLPVCESDFPLECPSLPTIHNGHHTGQHVEKFVAGLSVTYSCEPGYLLVGKKTIKCLSSGAWDDVIPTCKEAKCERPEKLPNGQVKEPPSLRVGTTVYFSCNEGYELQGQPSSKCVIVEQKAVWTKKPVCKEILCPPPPPVLNGRHSGRFSGNVPYGNNVTYMCDPSPEKGVNFTLIGEKTIYCTNSSEKTGIWSGPAPYCKLSISEAQCLRPQINRGQILSILKESYSYNDTVAFSCEPGFTLKGSGRIRCSAQGTWKPPVPVCEKGCQAPPKIINGQKEDRYFLNFDPGTSIRYSCDPGYFLVGEDTIHCTSEGKWTPIPPQCKVAECKPVGPHVFERPQNHFIRPAINSSCDEGFQISESAYQLCQGTIPWFIEIRLCKEITCPPPPIILNGTHTWRSSEDVPYGTVITYMCYPGSEEGVKFKLIGEQTIHCTSDSRGRGSWSSPAPLCKLSLPAVQCTEVHVENGVKLTDNKAPYFYNNSVTFKCRDGYILIGSSQIRCKANNTWDPEAPHCKKEGCEPMRKLPGISDHSLIKLVNRTCQNGYQLTGYTYEKCQNAENGTWFQKIAVCTVILCPPPPTIANGSHTGMMAEHFLYGNEVSYECDKGFYLLGEKSLQCKGHGSWSGPPPQCLQSSPLTHCPDPEVKYGYKLNKTHSAYSHNDIIHVVCNQGFIMNGSHLIRCHTNNTWLPGVPTCIRTASLGCQSPPTIPNGNHTGGTIARFSPGMSVMYSCYQGYLMAGEARLICTHEGTWSHPAPYCKEVNCSFPEDTNGIQKGFQPGKTYRFGTTVTLECEDGYSLEGSPQSQCQDENQWNPPLAICKNRSTVPLVSGISAGSAFIILISVIFFIILKSRERNYYTKTRPKDGALHLETREVYAVDPYNPAS from the exons GTAAACCATGTATGAATCCTCAAGAACCCCTCCATGGTTCTGTGCATATAAACACTGGTATCACGTTTGGGTCAACAATTACATATTCTTGTAATAAAGG ATATCGACTCATTGGTGACTCATCTGCTACTTGTATTATATCAGACAATACTGTCATGTGGGATAACAGTGTGCCTATTTGTGAAT TGATTCCTTGTGAGTCACCTCCAGCCATCTCCAATGGATACTTCCAAAGCAGCAGTAGAGACAGCTTTTTCTATGGGATGGTAGCAACTTATTATTGCCATGTTGGAAAGAATAGGGAAAAACTGTTTGATCTGGTGGGTGAGAAGTCAATATATTGTACCAGCAAAGACAATCAAGTTGGCATCTGGAACAGTCCACCTCCCCAGTGTATTGCTAGAGTCAAGTGCCCAATGCCAGAAATTGAAAATGGAGATGTGGAGTCTGGATTTAAACCCTCCTTCTTCTTAAACGATACAGTAATGTTTAAGTGCAAGTCTGGCTTTATCATGAAAGGCAGCAGTATAGTGTGGTGCCAGCCAGACAGCAAATGGAGCCCTCCACTGCCAACATGCTTCAGGG GATGTCTACCACCTCAAAATATCCTCCATGGTGATTATAATGAAAAGGATAAGGAATTCTTTTCTGTTGGCCAAAAAGTGTCCTATAGCTGTGAACCTGGATATACTCTCATTGGAACTAACCTTGTGGAGTGTACACCCTTGGGAGCCTGGAGCCCTTCAGTCCCAACATGTGAAG tGAAATCATGTGATGCCATTCCAAACCAACTTCTCAATGGCCGTGTGCTTCTTCCCCATAATCTCCAGCTTGGGGCAGAGGTCTCCTTTGTTTGTGACCTAGG GTTCCAGTTAAAGGGCAAATCTTCTAGTCAGTGTGTTCCAGAAGGAGAGACAGTAATCTGGAATAATAAGTTTCCTGTCTGTGAAC AGCTTTCTTGTGACCCTCCTCCTGAAGTAAACAATACTCGGAGACTCTATTACTCTCTTCCCGTACTTCCTGGGACGGTCGTGAGGTACACTTGTTTACCTGGGTATCGCCTCATTGGAGAAAAGGCTATCTTTTGTATAagtaaagatcaagtgactgcCACCTGGGATAAAGCTACACCTATATGTGAACCTTGGAATAAAATGTCTGCTTGCTCAAAGCCCATAGTACCAGGGGGAATCATAAATCCAGGATCTAGACCACCATTCAAACATGGTGATTCTGTGACAGTTACCTGTAAAGCCAACTTCACCATGAAAGGGAGCAAAACTGTCTGGTGCCGGGCAAATAAAATGTGGGGACCAACACCCCTGCCAGTCTGTGAGAGTG ATTTCCCTCTGGAGTGCCCATCACTTCCAACGATTCATAATGGACACCACACAGGACAGCATGTTGAAAAGTTTGTTGCGGGGTTGTCTGTGACATATAGTTGTGAACCTGGCTATTTGCTTGTTGGAAAAAAGACAATCAAGTGCTTATCTTCAGGAGCCTGGGATGATGTCATCCCAACATGCAAAG AGGCCAAGTGTGAACGTCCAGAAAAGCTTCCCAATGGGCAGGTAAAAGAGCCTCCGAGTCTTCGGGTTGGCACAACTGTGTACTTCTCCTGTAATGAAGG GTACGAGTTACAAGGACAACCATCTAGTAAGTGTGTAATTGTTGAACAGAAAGCCGTCTGGACCAAAAAGCCAGTATGTAAAG AAATTCTCTGCCCACCACCTCCACCTGTTCTTAATGGAAGACATTCAGGCAGATTTTCAGGAAATGTACCATATGGAAACAACGTTACCTACATGTGTGACCCAAGCCCAGAGAAAGGAGTGAACTTCACTCTTATCGGAGAGAAGACTATCTATTGTACCAACAGTAGTGAGAAGACTGGGATCTGGAGTGGCCCTGCTCCGTACTGTAAACTTTCAATTTCTGAAGCTCAGTGTCTACGACCCCAGATTAATAGGGGGCAAATATTATCTATTTTGAAGGAGAGTTATTCATATAATGACACTGTGGCATTTTCTTGTGAACCTGGCTTCACCTTGAAGGGCAGCGGGAGAATTCGATGCAGTGCCCAGGGCACATGGAAGCCACCAGTACCAGTGTGTGAAAAGG GATGTCAGGCTCCTCCTAAAATCATCAATGGGCAAAAAGAAGATCGATACTTCCTCAACTTTGACCCTGGTACATCCATAAGATATAGCTGTGACCCTGGCTATTTCCTGGTGGGAGAGGACACGATACATTGTACCTCTGAGGGGAAGTGGACACCCATTCCCCCCCAGTGCAAAG TTGCAGAGTGTAAGCCGGTAGGACCACATGTCTTTGAGAGGCCTCAGAATCACTTTATTAGACCAGCCATCAATTCTTCTTGTGATGAAGG GTTCCAGATAAGTGAGAGTGCTTATCAACTGTGTCAAGGTACAATTCCTTGGTTTATAGAGATTCGTCTTTGTAAAG AAATCACCTGCCCACCACCTCCTATTATCCTCAATGGGACACATACATGGCGTTCCTCAGAAGATGTCCCATACGGAACTGTCATCACTTACATGTGCTATCCTGGGTCAGAGGAAGGAGTAAAATTCAAACTCATCGGGGAACAAACCATCCACTGTACAAGTGATAGCAGAGGAAGAGGCTCCTGGAGTAGCCCTGCTCCTCTCTGTAAACTTTCCCTCCCTGCTGTCCAGTGCACAGAAGTCCATGTTGAAAATGGAGTCAAGCTCACTGACAATAAAGCCCCATACTTCTACAATAATAGTGTGACATTCAAATGTCGTGATGGATACATTTTGATTGGAAGCAGTCAGATCCGGTGTAAAGCCAATAACACCTGGGACCCTGAAGCACCACATTGTAAAAAAG AAGGATGTGAACCTATGAGAAAACTTCCTGGCATTTCAGATCATTCACTTATAAAACTAGTAAATAGAACCTGTCAAAATGG GTACCAGTTGACTGGATATACTTATGAGAAGTGTCAAAATGCTGAGAATGGGACTTGGTTCCAAAAGATTGCAGTTTGTACAG TCATTCTCTGTCCACCTCCACCAACAATTGCAAATGGTAGTCACACTGGCATGATGGCAGAGCACTTCCTGTATGGAAATGAAGTTTCTTATGAATGTGATAAAGGGTTCTATCTTTTGGGAGAGAAAAGTTTGCAGTGCAAAGGTCATGGATCTTGGAGTGGACCTCCACCACAGTGCTTACAATCTTCTCCTTTAACTCATTGCCCTGATCCAGAAGTCAAATATGGATACAAACTCAATAAAACTCATTCTGCATATTCTCATAATGATATAATACATGTTGTCTGCAATCAAGGCTTCATCATGAATGGCAGTCACTTGATAAGGTGTCATACTAATAACACATGGTTACCAGGTGTACCAACTTGTATCAGAACTG CTTCTTTAGGGTGTCAGTCTCCACCCACAATCCCCAATGGGAATCATACTGGTGGGACTATAGCTCGATTTTCCCCTGGAATGTCAGTCATGTACAGTTGTTACCAAGGCTACCTTATGGCTGGAGAGGCACGTCTTATTTGTACTCATGAGGGTACCTGGAGCCATCCTGCCCCTTATTGCAAAG agGTAAACTGTAGCTTCCCTGAAGATACAAATGGAATCCAGAAGGGATTTCAGCCTGGGAAAACCTATCGGTTTGGGACTACTGTGACTCTGGAATGTGAGGATGGGTATTCCTTGGAGGGAAGTCCACAGAGCCAGTGCCAGGATGAAAACCAATGGAACCCTCCGCTGGCTATCTGCAAAAACC ggTCAACTGTTCCTCTTGTTTCTG GTATTTCTGCAGGCTCAGCATTTATCATTTTGATTAGTGTCATCTTCTTTATAATATTAAAATCCAGAGAGCG CAATTATTATACAAAAACAAGGCCCAAAGATGGAGCTCTTCATTTAGAAACGCGAGAAGTATATGCTGTTGATCCATACAACCCAGCAAGTTGA